The Lampris incognitus isolate fLamInc1 chromosome 4, fLamInc1.hap2, whole genome shotgun sequence genome segment CTGACTATCTCGTATTTGAAAAAAAATCCCTAATTCAAGTTCGAGCGAAAAACGAAAATGTTCGGGGGAATTTCAACGAGCGAGCGAGGAGGCGGAGTTGGGCATAAAGCTTggagggtgaggggggggggagagaagtgaACGTCTCCTCGGCTTCAACGAGGTTGTGCTTCCGCCGTCTGTACGTGGAGAGAGCCGTGTGATACCGCTGGGGGGGTGAGCTTTTGTTTCTTCTACTACCCAGAAATAACGCGTTCGCGGATTTCACTACGAGGCTGGTTAACAGTAAAAGAAAAACGACTTAATCGTGTTTGAAGTGTTagtgctgttgggggggggggcagtataaaggCTTTATTGTTGACGGTTGGTCGGCTTTTGAAACCGGTCCTTTGTGTACCGGAGCTCCATTGCACTGATGACAGTTGCGGCGCGATGGCTAGCTAAGAAAGGCAGCTGGCTACGGTTCTTTCCTcgcaataagaagaagaagaggggggggggattatcttTACTATTTAGATGTCTAGATGTATTCATTACTACGTGCGGCAGTGTGGTGTAACGTTAGTTGCCGAGGCAGCTTGCTCGGCCGAAAGCTAACATGAGCGCTGTGCCGTTTGGTGTGAGTGTCAGTTCGCTTGCCTTCACAAAGATGGGCGCTACGCAAGCGGAGCAGCCATTTGTGGGTTAAAAGATGGAACTGCCGCCGCTGGCAGAGCCGAAACTCTGCAGACGCGGAAACCCAACACGCGTTACCTTCCTTACAACCTATTGTCGGGGTTGGTTCCGTAATTTGCCCGCAAtggaaatgaaaagagaaaaaaaacccgccCGTGTACCCTAAAATAACGCGAACAGCCAGAAATACTGTCACAGAGAAGCTTATTTtaagttttggggtttttttttttttagtgacacTGATCAGTCATCTTCCGCAATTCAGTGAGACAAATGGACCTTGTACACTAACTTTATTGTACTACTGGCAAAGATGATTCAGTTGCCGTTTTTATTGTCGTTGCACGAGCGCAGTGAAATTGTAGGTATCACTCCAGTTGCGTTTGGACAGTTGGGCTACTTATGTGGCATCAGTGTTAAAATGCTTTAACCGAACCCAAAGTGGTGGTTAAGGCCAAGTAACCTGGACTAAAAGCATGCCATTTTTTTTCCTCAATAGAAAATGTCGTGTTGGCTGTGGAAAGAGACCCTGGCTTTGGCAGAGGACTACCTGTCCTTTTGCAGCACAAGCCCACGACCAGCCTCTGCCCCTCCCAGCGAGTCAGCCGCCGCCATGAGAAGCCTGGCCCAGGACATGGAGACACAGCACCAAGCTCGCTTTAACTCCCTTGCACAGACTTTTGCGTGCAAGTGTGGGCCTGATCCCTGTGCAAACCTCAGGAAAGTGATGGAGGAGCTGGTGGGAGATGGACAGTTGAACTGGGGGAGGGTGGTGTCCCTCTTCACCTTTACTGGGGTGCTGGCCAGACAGCTGCGGGAGCAGGAGGGGAGAAAGCTGGGGCTGGACCCTGGGCAGGAACTGGGACAGGGACCTGGTAGCTGCAGGGGACTGGCAGAGACCATAGCAGATTACCTGGGAGAGGAGAAAAAAGACTGGCTGCTGGAGAATGACGGCTGGGTAGGTCCTACAACATGACTGCTTCAGAACTGATTGAtccacacaaaggatgattgGCTGGAGAATATTCCTACATCAAAGATGATTGATTTACTCACTTCGCACCCAGAGGTGTCAGAATGGGTTTGATTAGGGCATTTAAACACAAGAAATCAAAAGTTCATTCATTTTAAATATGGGAGTTGTTTCaaagctctttttttttaaactttggaaATGGGTTGTATTTTTTTTAACGTCTCATTTTGGATTGAATAGGGCTACTGATTGTTACGGAACAAAAAAATTCCAATGCCGACAACTTGTGTCTAGATCAGGCACCAAGTCAGAACTTAATAAAAAGCCTGATCTTAACAAAATGGTTTAAACTGAAAAACGAGAAggctttttttaaaaaccaaTTCCTTAAATCCCTTTTTACTGGGTCTGCAAGAATCAGACACTGCTCCGCTGGAGGTATATTTATCAGTTGGGCTTGGTTTAAATGCAGCTGTTAGTGTACATTATAAACTGTTTAATCTGCTTACGTACTGAATTTGAATCTTATTCTGAATTTAGGCTGCGGCGTTTAAAGACATGAGGTTTGGCTGGCCTCACCCAAGAATTTTAAAAATGTTCGCTTGGACTATGCAGTCTGGATGCCTGCAACAAATAACCCTGCTTTTACTAAAGATTCTATCAAACAATGATACCCTCTAGATTAGAGATCTGATTTAAGagtttttattttgtcatttttttaGCCATGCGAAGATGACTCATTAACCAATGATCCAAAGGGCTTTTTTTTCCTTGCTTGATCAATGAATAAGTTTGCTGTGATTGCTCCAGAGACCCTTCCTTAAGCCATAGGACCAAGGGGACCTGACTTAACACACTAGGCACTGCTACAGCTGAATTTtgtgaatgacccccccccccctccacacacacacacacacacacacacaggcacacatccCTCCTTTGAAACTGCAGCTGGTTTTTCTTATGTTCAGCTCTTGCAGATGGTCTTTGTAGAAACTGTATGCCTCAGTGGTTTGAATTTGGCATTATACTCATTGAATTTCAGTGGTATGGCTTGAGAAACAAGTGACTGTACAACACAGTGAGCACCTGGACGTATGAGCAGGTGTTCTCCATTCTTCTAATTTGGCTTCAGCCCCACAAACATGAAGGGTAAACACAGCTGTCGGTAAAGCTGAACTATAtcagacaatttttttttctttgtcaaaTCTTTTGCAAAGATGACTCTTGTATCAGGTCCTACCAAACTATTCTAGGAAAAAAAAGATATTCACCTATCTATATTCTCAAGACAAACTGCCCGATTTCTAAttccagtccttttttttttttttagggttaaCTTATTACTTTTGCCCATTGCGTCATAGGATTGATGTGTGGTACCTCAACACTTGAATTATGTTTGTGGATAAACAATGTTTTGCATGACTAATGCATTTATTTTGTTAGATACAATGGGGAAATTCCATCAGCCACCTTTTATGGTAGCAAATTCTCCCTGTGCTGTGTAAATCTATTTGGATGGTCCAAGTGGCAGGGGAATTTTGGGATTTACCAACCACTTTGGCCAGTAACTAGGAAATAAtattctgtgtgtttgtgttccaaCAGGAGGGGTTCTGCAAGTTCGCCCACAGTGCCAGACAAGTGAACCAAGACTCCTCCATGAAGACGGCATTGTTTGCTGTTGCTGGGGTGGGCATTGCTGGACTGACCTTCCTCCTAGTACGCTAGCCAACTGTCTTCTTCATCCACCTTTGCAATTTGATTTCACACAGTTAGACATCTGATTTGATCATCACTTAGAAACAATTATTTCTACGGAATTCAGGGTTTTTATTTTAAATCATCGACCGAATGTTCGCACATATTTCAGCTCCATATTTAATGTTGACATTTGTCTCTTGCTCTTTAAGATTGTAGAAATGATCTCAATGCCTTGTTTTGAAACCATGGAGCAAGCAGCATAAGTTTGCATATCTTTCTAAGACATAAATGATCAAAGTGCAGGTTACCACATTTAAAATTCCCCAGCGCCTCTTGGTTTTGTATGTTTTAATTTTCTTTACCTGCCTTTACTGCGCGTGTTTACCTGGGTTGTGTATGTGTTAGAGCCATTCTAGTGTAAAACATAAGAATTAATATATTATTTATATGAAATTAAGCAGTTTAGCAGTGGCCATTTTCCAATTGATCCATGGCTGATtaagttgtttcatcatctttctCTAGTCTGTCCTACATTCATGTGAAATGTGTGGTTTACATGGTTGCCACATCTGTTTATCTGTGCGGTGCAGTGTGGAGGACCAGAAAGCGGTGCTATATGTTgtgaaatgttttgttttgtttttttgtttcattcaGCAGCCAGAAAAAACCAGGGACCAATCCATTTTGCTTTTAGAACAAAACGGTTGCAATGGCAATTCCCCCATAAATCTCTTGAACATtatattttttacttttttttttgttctatttATTTAtgtcacttcttctttttttttttaataaaaaaaaatcaatccaatCAAGGTTGGCTGCTGTGACATTATTGTAAAACTGGGTTGCTGGTGAGCTCCCAAGGAACAGCGAAGGCTTCTCTCTGATGTAGCCGGTAGATAGTTCCTGTGCCTCTGACAGGTATTTCTCGCATGTCTATGAAAATATCTCCCAGTATCCAACTGTCTGAGCATATGGATTGTATACCAGTTCCCCTTGGTCAATCTGCAGATGTATACATTAGAGCTGAAGGTGAAATCTGGGAGCGGGACAATGACAACACACTTCATTGGCACAGGTGCTGCGCTCATCCACGTCATAACAGTCGTGATGTTACTGCTGTTTTCCTTTGTCACagcagtgtgttgtgtgggagagggagagacagtggtgctgagacacacacaccttacacaaTATTTGACATGACGTCAATGACCCATTATTGCCTCCTATCGTTGTAGTTGATGATCAGTGAGATCCTCTCTAGGGTAAGTCCAAATAGAGGCCTGTGACTGAGCACGGCTGTGGATTTATTAGGCTCTCGGCCATCTTTTGTGAAAATGTCTTCTTTCGGTAACACTTTTTAAAGGATGTCCTTCAAACCGGTCTCTTTATTTGTGGCTGAGGATAATTCTGGAATTTAATGCCCAAATCCTGAAGACTTACAAGctaacatatacatatatgtcccTTTAAGTTACTTTCTCCATGTGTATTTAAGAAAGTGGCTTATATATGAATATCTACACCTTGAATTTTTTTTGATTGGGTGAAACCTTTGTGGGGGAAAATGAGATGGTGCATAGCAGTTTGTCTCTTAATCAAACAAAAACGAAAGGAAAGGGCGAGATGGCAACGAGTTTGGAGAAGTAATATTCTTGTAGTTGACAAGCGGATAAAGGACATTTACCAACAGATGTACTATCAACAGTTAAACAGATTGAAATATACTGTTTCCCCCCTCCTGCGGTGGGGTCTATGCAGACACAACAGCGCTGGAGACCACTTTTGAATGGGTCCTCGGACTTTGGTGTGGTCAAATAACACAGTTACAGGACCATTATTGCCACTGGTGTCTGAGTTGAACAAAAAGCATTATCTTAAGGTTGTAGCTTTAagtgagcgtccgggtggcgtggcgatctaatccgttgcctaacaacacggaatcgccggttcgaatccccgtgttatctccggcttgatcgggcatccctacagatacaattggccgtgtctgcgggtgggaagctggatgttggtagtatgtgtcttggtcgctgcactagcgccccctctggtcggttggggcgcctgttcagaggggagggggaatagcgtgatcctcccacgcgctacgtccgcctggtgaaactcctcactgtcaggtgaaaagaagcggctggcgactccgcatgtaacggaggaagcatgtggtagtctgcagccctacccggatcggcacagagaccgggacggctcggaagagtggggtaattggccggatacaactggggggaagcAGATTTCATTTTTCTGATTGTTTCCTGACCTACGCACCTCACATTAGAAACTGAATATAACCGAGGAGTCGAGTAATGGCTGGCAAGTAGAGTAGGGATCAACCGATTAGTATCGACACAACGGACATGCGCGGGCACGATGGATACAATTTGGGGTGAAATCCAGATGCATTGGTTCATATGTCTTTGCCTCGGTAAAAACCGATCTATTTAATTGTTAGATGTTATATgacaggcagcacggtggcgcagtggtgagcgcggtcgcctcgcagcaagacggTGCTGAGTTCGAGCTCCGGGTAGTCCCCCCTtaggggtcgtcccctgtgtggaatttgcatgttctccccgtgtctgcgtgggtttcctccaggggctccggtttcctcccacagtccaaagacatgcaagtcaggtgactcgtccctaggtgtatgtgtgtgtgtgtgtgtgtgtgtgtgtgtgtgtgtgtgtgtgtgtgtgtgtg includes the following:
- the bcl2l10 gene encoding bcl-2-like protein 10; this translates as MSCWLWKETLALAEDYLSFCSTSPRPASAPPSESAAAMRSLAQDMETQHQARFNSLAQTFACKCGPDPCANLRKVMEELVGDGQLNWGRVVSLFTFTGVLARQLREQEGRKLGLDPGQELGQGPGSCRGLAETIADYLGEEKKDWLLENDGWEGFCKFAHSARQVNQDSSMKTALFAVAGVGIAGLTFLLVR